A genome region from Arachis duranensis cultivar V14167 chromosome 6, aradu.V14167.gnm2.J7QH, whole genome shotgun sequence includes the following:
- the LOC107495181 gene encoding tRNA-splicing endonuclease subunit Sen2-1, with product MVPRWKGKDAKAKKDAEAEALKEPMSNIISELQFSLVQSDAYGILSNKSVHYAAGAEQIVLLDKACFGRPVGTVEKDKVWFQLSLEEAFFLCYSMNCLKINGGNPIPRTNEELWHYMKSKKETFPNFFKAYSHLRMKNWVVRSGFQYGVDFVVYRHHPSRVHSEYGVLVLSDGETVKDVNGRLKVWSDVHCATRLVGSVAKTLLVLYISKNGSRDDSPSCLANYTVEERTIARWSPEQCRESCR from the coding sequence ATGGTGCCAAGATGGAAAGGAAAAGATGCAAAAGCTAAAAAGGATGCAGAAGCTGAAGCACTTAAAGAACCAATGTCAAATATAATATCTGAACTTCAGTTCTCTTTAGTTCAATCAGATGCATATGGAATATTGTCCAACAAAAGTGTTCACTATGCAGCGGGAGCAGAACAAATTGTGTTGCTTGATAAAGCATGCTTTGGTAGACCAGTGGGAACGGTTGAAAAGGACAAAGTGTGGTTTCAATTAAGCTTGGAAGAAGCATTTTTCCTATGTTACTCTATGAATTGCTTGAAGATTAATGGTGGCAATCCGATTCCCCGAACCAATGAAGAACTATGGCATTACATGAAGTCCAAGAAAGAAACATTCCCAAATTTCTTCAAGGCTTATTCTCATCTTAGAATGAAAAATTGGGTTGTGAGGTCGGGCTTTCAGTATGGTGTTGACTTCGTCGTGTATCGTCATCATCCATCTCGTGTTCATTCAGAGTACGGTGTACTTGTTTTATCAGATGGGGAGACCGTGAAAGATGTAAATGGAAGATTGAAAGTATGGTCTGATGTTCATTGCGCAACGCGATTAGTTGGAAGTGTTGCAAAGACCTTGTTGGTCCTATACATCAGTAAAAATGGTAGCAGGGATGACTCACCATCATGCTTGGCTAACTACACTGTCGAAGAGCG